A single region of the Zonotrichia albicollis isolate bZonAlb1 chromosome 16, bZonAlb1.hap1, whole genome shotgun sequence genome encodes:
- the LOC141731060 gene encoding uncharacterized protein LOC141731060 — protein MTLGQGAPAAAQPRAGTPAPPAAPGRPGLRPPRGPTGNRWCGAARGRRGPAGASGRESPGRPPARAGAAARGAAAGGPGRPARPRSLPPRPRRRSPGGGGAALPLRPPGPARSPGRSSSHPLRPPRRPFLPPARAPRPPYAAAVAQRPVPAAGVRRGDSAGTVVNSAAGLRAPRGAARRKRKAEAERGTGSGGSGPGQARRSPGQRRWLGPEGAASSGRAEGAGRSGRDERWQQFDSPCWAAVSRSHEGKLREGPRRDPAQLVRHTLMEVGGRCSSKSSII, from the exons ATGAC CCTCGGGCAAGGCGCCCCGGCCGCCGCACAGCCCCGAGCCGGGACCCCGGCACCGCCCGCCGCCCCGGGCCGCCCCGGCCTCCGGCCCCCGCGCGGGCCCACCGGCAACAGGTGGTGCGGGGCggcccgggggcggcggggcccaGCCGGCGCCTCCGGCCGGGAGAGCCCCGGGCGACCCCCGGCGCGGGCGGGAGCCGCGGCccgcggggctgcggcgggAGGCCCCGGGCGGCCGGCCCGTCCCCGCTCCCTTCCCCCGCGCCCCCGTCGCCGCTCACCTGGGGGTGGAGGCGCCGCGCTGCCGCTCCGTCCCCCCGGCCCCGCGCGTTCCCCCGGGCGGAGCAGCTCGCACCCGCTCCGGCCGCCCCGCCGGCCCTTCCTCCCGCCcgcccgagccccgcgcccgccctACGCCGCCGCCGTGGCGCAGCGCCCCGTCCCGGCCGCGGGCGTGCGGCGCGGAGACAGCGCAGGGACCGTCGTGAATAGCGCGGCGGGACTACGAGCCCCGAGGGGCGCCGCGCGCAGGAAGCGGAAAGCGGAGGCCGAGCGGGGCACCGGGAGCGGCGGTTCGGGGCCGGGGCAGGCCCGGCGGAGCCCCGGGCAGCGGCGGTGGCTCGGACCCGAGGGAGCGGCGAGCTCCGGGCGCGCGGAGGGCGCGGGCCGCAGCGGCCG AGATGAGAGATGGCAGCAGTTCGACTCTCCGTGCTGGGCTGCTGTTTCCCGGAGCCATGAGGGAAAACTGAGAGAGGGCCCCAGAAGGGACCCAGCCCAGCTGGTCCGACACACCCTGATGGAAGTCGGTGGTCGTTGTTCCAGCAAAAGTAGCATCATTTAA